The genomic DNA TTCCCGTCCGCCTCGGAGGCGCAGAGCTAGGCGTGGATTTCGCCAAGATTTCCCGGGTCCGGTTCTATCTGCAGGGTGAAACCGTGGCCGTGGCCGTGACTGGGCGCGACGGCCAAGATATGCCGTCCATGACTATGGATCCCAACATCCTTTTCAGCGGAAGCACGGACTGGGGCAATTTCAGGCTGAAGGCCAAGGATATCAGAGAGATTTCCTTCCAATGACCAATTCGGGGGCCGGGGCCGGATCAAGGCCCGAGATCATGGTTCTGGAACGGGGGCAAACCGTTTTCAGCCAGGACCAGAAGGCCGACAGAGCCTATGTGCTTTTTGACGGGACCATAGGGCTGTGGCGCAAGGAATGGCGCATGGTCGAGTTGGGTCCTGGGGAGGTTCTCGGGCTGGACGGGCTGTTCAGCCGGGCGGGGAGATATCCCTGCACAGCCCGGACCGAGACGCCCTGCCGTTTGGCCGCCTACGCCATGAGCCAGCTCGAGGATACGGTGCTGGGCAACCCGAGGGTGGTGGCCAAGTTCCTGTCCAGTCTTTCAGGGCAGTTGGAGAACTGCTGGCAGCGGCTTGAGTTCCTCCAGAACGACGAGAACGAAGACCCGCCCTTTGCCGGTGAGATCAAGGAGTACACGGCAGGGGAAGTGGTCATCGAGGAGAACGAGAAGACCACTGACATCTACCGGATCGTCTCCACCGAACAGGGGCTTCTGGTCACCAAGCAGGGCAAACATTTGGCTATCCTGGCCGAAACAGGCGAGATTTTCGGGGAGATGGCGGCCATTTCCAACGAACCCCGTTCGGCCAGCATCCACTCCATCGGGCGGTCCGTCCTTGAGGTCTACACGGCCCGGCAGCTTCAGGACGTCCTCCTGGACTATCCCAAGCTTTCCCGTCGACTGATCGAGACC from Deltaproteobacteria bacterium includes the following:
- a CDS encoding cyclic nucleotide-binding domain-containing protein, producing the protein MTNSGAGAGSRPEIMVLERGQTVFSQDQKADRAYVLFDGTIGLWRKEWRMVELGPGEVLGLDGLFSRAGRYPCTARTETPCRLAAYAMSQLEDTVLGNPRVVAKFLSSLSGQLENCWQRLEFLQNDENEDPPFAGEIKEYTAGEVVIEENEKTTDIYRIVSTEQGLLVTKQGKHLAILAETGEIFGEMAAISNEPRSASIHSIGRSVLEVYTARQLQDVLLDYPKLSRRLIETLVKRLAETTRALTAKD